In Maribacter dokdonensis DSW-8, the genomic stretch GTTGAAGCTAGAATCGAACATTACCGGTAAAATATCGGAAAAAGGATTATTTCCTTCAGAAACTCCCCCACAGAAAATTAAAGTGAAATCTTTAAATGAAGAGGAGTAATGGCGGTAACGGATAAAAGCATATTAAAAAGGCTCTACATAGTGGCGGGCTGCATGGTGCTCTTTGCGGGCGCTGTGTTATTTAAGTTGGTCTCCATACAAATTGTGGACGGTGAAAAATACCAGGCCCTTGCCGATACGCGTACCGAGCGTATGTTCACGATCGAGCCCAATAGGGGAAATCTATATTCAGATGACGGTAGTCTTTTGGCAACTTCGGTTTCTAAATACACCATCCGTTTTGATGCCGTAACCGTAAGCAACGAAGATTTTAAGGAAAACGTAAAACCTTTGGCCGATGCCTTGGCAAAGCAGTTTGGTAAAACATCTTCTCACTACCAGCAAATTTTAAGAAAGGCAAGGGAGAATAAAAATAGGTATGCGTTGATCGTACGCAACTTGGATTATTCAGATTACATGGCGGTTAAAAAAATGCCGCTATTCAATAAGGGTGCTTATAAGGGCGGATTGATCATTGAGCAGAAAACCAAAAGAGAGCATCCGTTGGGTAAAATTGCCGAGCGTAGTGTTGGGTATGAGCGTGTAGATGAAAATGGATATTATACCCGTGTGGGTATGGAGGGTGCTTTTGGTGAATACCTAAGGGGTATTTCTGGCAAGCGCTTAAAGCAGAAAATTGCAAAAGGCCAATGGAAGCCTATTGGTAATGATAACATCGTAGAGCCAAAAGATGGTTATGATGTGTACTCTACCATTGATATCAATATACAGGATATAGCGCACCATGCATTATTGGGGCAGTTGGAGAAATACCAGGCAGATCATGGAACGGTAATCGTAATGGAGGTAAAGACCGGTGAGGTAAAGGCAATTTCAAACTTGGGACAGACTTCAGAGGGTAAATACTACGAGCGTTTAAATTATGCGATAGGTGAATCTCACGAGCCGGGTTCAACCTTTAAGTTGGTGAATTTGGTAGCGGCCTTGGAAGATAAAATTATTGATACCAGTACGGTAATCGATACCGAAAAGGGGCGTTGGAAAATTTATAGACACTGGGTAAAAGATACCAAGCGTGGCGGTCATGGTAAAATAACCATGTCCAAGGCATTTGAGGTTTCTTCTAATGTAGCGTTTGCCAAAATGATCAATGACGGGTATAAAAGCGATCCGGAAAAATATGTAAACAGGCTAATGGCCATGGGTGTGCATAAAGAACTGGGCTTGCCGGTAGTAGGTGAGGGTAAACCGGTGTTGCGTTACCCTGGGGATAAAGGTTGGTCTGGACTGTCATTGGCGCAAATGGCTTATGGCTACGAGGTTTCTATGACTCCCTTACAGACTTTGGCGTTTTACAACGCTATTGCCAATGATGGTGAAATGGTGAAGCCAAGGCTGCTAAAAGAGGTGAAGGAGTGGGACAAGACTATTGAGAAGTTCGATAAAAAAGTATTGAACCCTGCTATATGTTCAAAAGAAACCGTAAAAAAGGTACAGCAGATTCTAAAGAATGTAGTAGAAAAAG encodes the following:
- a CDS encoding penicillin-binding protein yields the protein MAVTDKSILKRLYIVAGCMVLFAGAVLFKLVSIQIVDGEKYQALADTRTERMFTIEPNRGNLYSDDGSLLATSVSKYTIRFDAVTVSNEDFKENVKPLADALAKQFGKTSSHYQQILRKARENKNRYALIVRNLDYSDYMAVKKMPLFNKGAYKGGLIIEQKTKREHPLGKIAERSVGYERVDENGYYTRVGMEGAFGEYLRGISGKRLKQKIAKGQWKPIGNDNIVEPKDGYDVYSTIDINIQDIAHHALLGQLEKYQADHGTVIVMEVKTGEVKAISNLGQTSEGKYYERLNYAIGESHEPGSTFKLVNLVAALEDKIIDTSTVIDTEKGRWKIYRHWVKDTKRGGHGKITMSKAFEVSSNVAFAKMINDGYKSDPEKYVNRLMAMGVHKELGLPVVGEGKPVLRYPGDKGWSGLSLAQMAYGYEVSMTPLQTLAFYNAIANDGEMVKPRLLKEVKEWDKTIEKFDKKVLNPAICSKETVKKVQQILKNVVEKEHGTGHGMYSKNFSMAGKTGTTQTNYVSKDRSKYEYISSFAGYFPADEPKYSCIVVIHKPDKSVGYYGADVSGPVFKSVAQKVYATSPLTSEVDVKDVLVADNEDSHNGYYKKAQQKYAEVPNVKGMCGMDAVAILENLGIVVEVKGNGKVKRQSISKGTDLKSVKKIVLELI